One window of Populus nigra chromosome 5, ddPopNigr1.1, whole genome shotgun sequence genomic DNA carries:
- the LOC133693903 gene encoding mitochondrial ATP-independent inner membrane protease subunit 1a-like codes for MSLRNLKELTIIAKEAFSKMFLVAKSLCFLHVTNTHVFTVASLYGPSMLPTFNLTGDWALAERFSHKLGKVGAGDIVILKSPVEPRKIMTKRVIGVEGDSVTYVVEPKNSDRTETIVVPKGHIWVEGDNIYNSKDSRNFGAVPYGLLRGKMLWKIWPPKDFGYIGKKEQNS; via the exons ATGAGCCTCAGAAATCTGAAGGAATTGACCATTATTGCCAAAGAAGCATTCAGCAAGATGTTCTTGGTAGCCAAAAGTCTATGCTTTCTCCATGTCACCAACACCCATGTCTTCACTGTTGCTTCT CTCTATGGACCAAGTATGCTCCCTACCTTTAATCTTACTGGTGATTGGGCATTGGCTGAGAGGTTTTCACACAAGCTTGGCAAAGTGGGGGCTGgagatattgttattttaaaatcaccTGTGGAGCCAAGAAAAATTATGACTAAAAGAGTTATAGGTGTCGAGGGTGATTCTGTTACTTATGTTGTTGAACCCAAAAACAGTGATAGAACTGAGACTATTGTG GTTCCTAAGGGGCATATTTGGGTAGAGGGAGATAACATATATAACAGCAAGGATTCAAGAAACTTTGGAGCAGTTCCTTATGGCCTTCTTCGAGGGAAAATGCTTTGGAAG ATATGGCCACCTAAAGATTTTGGATATATTGGAAAAAAGGAGCAAAACAGCTGA